Proteins encoded within one genomic window of Malaclemys terrapin pileata isolate rMalTer1 chromosome 22, rMalTer1.hap1, whole genome shotgun sequence:
- the FHL3 gene encoding four and a half LIM domains protein 3, translating to MTEGFDCDNCKESLYGRKYIQMDMGPYCIPCYDAHFANTCEECKELIGHDCRELYYEDRHYHEHCFRCFRCDRSLADEPFTCQDEELLCNDCYCSEFSSKCVACEKTVMPGSRKLEYSGQTWHEHCFICSSCQQPIGSRSFIPDKKDYYCVPCYESKFAPRCTRCKKSLTKGGVTYRDEPWHKECFVCTGCKVPLAGQQFTSQEDNPYCVKCFGNLYAKKCSACAKPITGFGGGKYISFEDRHWHHNCFNCARCTSSLVGKGFIPHHDEILCRDCSSNL from the exons CTGCAAGGAGTCCCTGTATGGACGCAAGTACATCCAGATGGACATGGGCCCTTACTGCATCCCCTGCTACGATGCCCACTTCGCTAACACCTGCGAGGAATGCAAGGAGCTGATTGGCCACGACTGCAGG GAGCTGTACTACGAGGATCGCCATTACCACGAGCACTGCTTCCGGTGCTTCCGCTGCGACCGCTCTCTGGCCGACGAGCCGTTCACCTGCCAGGACGAGGAGCTGCTGTGCAACGACTGCTACTGCAGCGAGTTCTCCTCCAAGTGCGTCGCATGTGAGAAGACCGTCATGCcag GATCCCGGAAACTGGAATACAGCGGACAAACCTGGCATGAGCATTGCTTCATTTGCAGCAGCTGTCAGCAGCCCATCGGGTCGCGGTCCTTTATCCCAGACAAGAAGGATTATTATTGCGTCCCCTGTTATGAGAGCAAATTTGCCCCCCGCTGCACTCGTTGCAAAAAG tcGCTGACCAAGGGAGGAGTGACTTACCGTGACGAGCCCTGGCACAAGGAGTGCTTTGTCTGCACTGGTTGCAAGGTCCCCCTGGCAGGCCAGCAGTTCACCTCCCAGGAGGACAACCCCTACtgtgtgaagtgctttgggaacCTCTATGCCAAGAAGTGCAGCGCCTGCGCCAAGCCCATCACAG GCTTCGGAGGGGGTAAATACATCTCCTTTGAGGATCGTCACTGGCACCACAACTGCTTCAACTGTGCCCGCTGCACCAGCTCGCTGGTGGGGAAAGGCTTCATCCCGCACCACGACGAGATCCTCTGCCGTGACTGCAGCAGCAACCTATAA